From a single Onychomys torridus chromosome 9, mOncTor1.1, whole genome shotgun sequence genomic region:
- the Clu gene encoding clusterin, translating into MKILLLCVGLLLAGDNGMVLGEQVVSDNELREMSTQGSKYINKEIQNAVQGAKHIKTLIEKTNAERKLLLNSLEEAKKKKEDALDDTRDSEMKLKAFPEVCNETMMALWEECKPCLKQTCMKFYARVCRSGSGLVGRQLEEFLNQSSPFYFWMNGDRIDSLMESDRQQSQALDAMQDSFTRASGIMDTLFQDRFFTHEPKDTHYISPFGFPHRRPHFLYPKSRLVRSLMPLSHYGPLSFHNMFQPFFEMIHQAQQAMDVQFHSPLFQFPDMDFIREGEDDRTVCKEIHHNSTGCLRMKGQCEKCQEILSVDCSANNPAQAHLRQELNDSLGVAEMLTKRYNELLHSLQTKMLNTSSLLEQLNEQFNWLSQLANLTQGEDQYYLRVSTVTTHSSDSEVPSRVTEVVVKLFDSDPITVVLPEEFSRDNPKFMDTVAEKALQEYRKKSRAE; encoded by the exons ATGAAGATTCTGCTGCTGTGCGTGGGACTGCTGCTGGCTGGGGACAATGGCATGGTCCTGGGGGAGCAGGTGGTCTCCGACAATGAGCTCCGCG aaatgtCCACTCAAGGGAGTAAGTACATTAACAAGGAAATTCAAAATGCCGTCCAGGGAGCGAAGCATATAAAGACTCTCATAGAAAAAACCAACGCGGAGCGCAAGTTACTGCTCAACAGTTTAGAGGAagccaagaagaagaaggag GATGCTCTAGATGACACCAGGGATTCTGAAATGAAACTGAAGGCCTTCCCGGAAGTGTGCAATGAGACCATGATGGCCCTCTGGGAGGAGTGTAAGCCCTGCCTGAAGCAGACCTGTATGAAGTTCTACGCCCGAGTCTGCAGAAGCGGCTCCGGTCTCGTTGGCCGCCAG CTGGAGGAGTTTCTGAACCAGAGTTCGCCTTTCTACTTCTGGATGAATGGCGACCGCATTGACTCCCTGATGGAAAGTGACCGACAGCAGAGCCAAGCCCTAGACGCCATGCAGGACAGCTTTACCCGGGCATCTGGCATCATGGACACGCTTTTCCAGGACCGGTTCTTCACCCACGAGCCCAAGGACACCCACTACATCTCACCCTTCGGCTTTCCACACAGGAGACCTCACTTCTTATATCCCAAGTCCCGCTTGGTCCGCAGCCTCATGCCTCTCTCCCACTATGGGCCCCTGAGCTTCCATAACATGTTCCAGCCTTTCTTCGAGATGATACACCAGGCTCAACAGGCCATGGATGTCCAGTTCCACAGCCCACTCTTCCAGTTCCCGGACATGGATTTCATAAGAG AAGGTGAAGATGACCGAACAGTGTGCAAGGAGATCCACCACAACTCCACAGGGTGCCTGAGGATGAAGGGCCAGTGTGAGAAATGCCAGGAGATCTTGTCTGTGG ACTGTTCAGCCAACAACCCTGCGCAGGCTCACCTGCGCCAGGAGCTGAATGACTCCCTCGGGGTGGCCGAGATGTTGACCAAGCGGTACAACGAGCTGCTTCACTCCCTCCAGACCAAGATGCTCAACACGTCATCCCTGCTGGAGCAGCTGAACGAGCAGTTCAACTGGTTGTCCCAGCTGGCTAACCTCACACAGGGCGAAGACCAGTACTACCTTCGGGTCTCCACA GTGACAACCCACTCTTCAGACTCCGAAGTCCCCTCCCGTGTCACTGAGGTCGTGGTGAAGCTGTTTGACTCTGACCCCATCACAGTGGTGTTACCAGAAGAATTCTCTAGGGATAACCCTAAATTTATGGACACAGTGGCAGAGAAAGCGCTGCAGGAATACCGTAAGAAAAGCCG AGCGGAATGA